One region of Culex pipiens pallens isolate TS chromosome 2, TS_CPP_V2, whole genome shotgun sequence genomic DNA includes:
- the LOC120412802 gene encoding ubiquitin carboxyl-terminal hydrolase 7, whose protein sequence is MDYDKTVEAMDTQDDNELDPPNVQALAPTTVVNPANGGGGGAVSAGPEQMNMDDQDNLDDEVRSEATFSFKVENLSKLTDSVLSQVYYVRNLPWKIMAMRRTNNTTSPPSKGLGFFLQCNGESDTANWSCSASAELRLLSVIPNRDPFVRKIRHVFSRVENDWGFSFLMNWNDILNPENGYIQNDSITLEVHVTAEPLRGIFWDSKKHTGYVGLKNQGATCYMNSLLQTLYFTNQLRKAVYKMPTEADDDCKSVALALQRVFHDLQTQSKPVGTKKLTKSFGWDALDSFMQHDVQEFLRVLLDKLENKMKGTSLEGTIPKLFEGKMISYIKCQNVDYTSRRTETFYDIQLNIKGKKNINESFKDYIATEILDDDNKYDAGEHGLQKAEKGILFSKFPPVLHLHLMRFQYDPITDSSVKFNDRFEFDEKINLDPFLEKPEDTSATYILHAVLVHSGDNHGGHYVVYINPKNDGKWCKFDDDVVSRCTRNEAIEQNYGGHDNDLNIRHSSNAYMLVYVRESTIHEVLEDVKSTDISDELQERLDEQRRIQQCRRTERTEATNFMNINVLLEDYMEIYQKSDLFDPATATYRTFKVRKSTTISELAGMFSKAFKVEPDKMRMWTVSKNGLRIHKFQLIDANTNETCSKYGYQDPKNSWTIFLEMASPETNQLKPIEQNDLLIFFKSYDPAEKRLNYCGHGFFKTFRFLSDEYFQEECRKRAHYEPDTEIRLYEVTDINKAVKMQEFFVIDSALSLPINGSIIIIEKVSAGEVESYEFPTCEEYLKDLYCRIEVLFVDTLNPNDSGFTLDLSSESNYEQIAKACGRRINVDPYEIQFFKCKNFSEIPGQPLPHNYSGTLKDILCYTKAKTVRKLFYQKLSISINELENKKQFRCLYLMPNLKEEKELILYPNKNGTVASLLAEAAKVIEFHENSTKVLRISELSKNRLAPGPAKDTPLDQLHDYTDNTFVQRTTISNQKMYRIEEVAEDELNPAENEMLVPVLHFTKDIGSIFGIPFFIRTVHQETFATLKERMKKKLNVSDKEWEKYKLAIITEHIDYIDDETIEINLEMFKPDLADPNSRTYLGLEHINKNTKRSRFSNMEKAIKIYN, encoded by the exons ATGGACTACGATAAGACCGTAGAAGCAATGGATACGCAAGACGATAACGAGTTAGATCCCCCGAACGTGCAAGCGCTGGCCCCGACGACAGTGGTAAACCCAGCGAACGGAGGTGGTGGCGGAGCAGTGTCCGCCGGTCCCGAACAGATGAACATGGACGATCAGGACAATCTGGACGACGAGGTCCGGTCGGAGGCGACCTTTAGCTTTAAGGTGGAGAATCTGAGCAAGCTGACGGATTCGGTCCTGTCGCAGGTGTATTACGTGCGCAATCTGCCCTGGAAGATAATGGCCATGCGGCGAACCAACAACACAACGTCGCCGCCCAGCAAAGGACTTGGCTTTTTCCTGCAGTGTAACGGCGAAAGTGACACCGCAAACTGGAGCTGTTCGGCGTCGGCCGAGCTGCGGCTGCTTTCGGTCATCCCGAACCGGGATCCGTTCGTGCGCAAGATCCGTCACGTGTTCAGTCGCGTCGAGAACGATTGGGGCTTTTCGTTCTTAATGAACTGGAACGACATCCTCAACCCGGAGAACGGTTACATTCAGAACGATTCCATCACGCTGGAAGTGCACGTCACGGCCGAGCCTCTGCGGGGCATTTTCTGGGACTCGAAGAAGCACACCGGCTACGTGGGCCTCAAGAACCAGGGAGCAACCTGTTACATGAACTCCCTGCTACAGACGCTGTACTTTACGAATCAACTGCGTAAAGCCGTGTACAAGATGCCAACCGAAGCGGACGACGACTGCAAGTCGGTCGCGCTGGCACTGCAGCGGGTGTTCCACGATCTGCAGACCCAGAGCAAACCGGTTGGCACCAAAAAACTAACCAAAAGCTTCGGCTGGGACGCGCTGGACTCGTTCATGCAGCACGACGTGCAGGAATTCCTCCGCGTGCTGCTCGACAAGCTGGAAAACAAAATGAAGGGCACCAGCCTGGAGGGAACCATCCCGAAGCTGTTCGAGGGCAAAATGATCTCGTACATCAAGTGTCAGAACGTGGACTACACGAGCCGTCGCACGGAAACGTTCTACGACATCCAGCTGAACATCAAGGGCAAAAAGAACATCAACGAGTCCTTCAAGGATTACATCGCGACGGAAATCCTCGACGACGACAACAAGTACGACGCGGGCGAGCACGGCCTGCAGAAGGCCGAGAAGGGTATCCTGTTCAGCAAGTTCCCGCCCGTGCTGCATCTGCACCTGATGCGCTTTCAGTACGACCCCATTACGGACAGTTCCGTAAAGTTTAACGACCGGTTCGAGTTCGACGAGAAGATCAACCTGGACCCGTTCCTGGAGAAACCGGAGGACACGTCGGCCACGTACATCCTGCACGCCGTGCTCGTGCACTCCGGCGACAATCACGGCGGCCACTACGTGGTGTACATCAACCCGAAGAACGACGGCAAGTGGTGCAAGTTCGACGACGACGTGGTGTCGCGGTGCACGCGCAACGAGGCGATCGAGCAGAACTACGGCGGCCACGACAACGACCTGAACATCCGGCACAGCAGCAACGCGTACATGTTGGTGTACGTGCGCGAGTCCACGATTCACGAGGTGTTGGAAGAT GTCAAGAGCACCGACATTTCGGACGAGCTGCAGGAGCGGCTGGATGAGCAGCGCCGGATTCAGCAGTGCCGTCGTACCGAGCGCACCGAGGCGACCAACTTTATGAACATCAACGTGCTGCTGGAGGACTACATGGAGATCTACCAGAAGTCGGATTTGTTCGATCCGGCCACGGCCACGTATCGGACGTTCAAGGTGCGCAAAAGCACCACAATTTCGGAGCTGGCCGGAATGTTCTCGAAGGCGTTCAAGGTGGAGCCGGACAAGATGCGCATGTGGACCGTGTCGAAGAACGGGCTGAGGATACACAAGTTCCAGCTTATCGATGCGAACACGAACGAAACGTGCAGCAAGTACGGCTACCAGGATCCGAAGAACTCGTGGACGATCTTTCTGGAGATGGCCTCGCCGGAGACGAACCAGCTGAAGCCGATCGAGCAGAACGACCTGCTGATCTTCTTCAAGTCGTACGATCCGGCCGAGAAGCGCCTGAACTACTGCGGGCATGGCTTCTTCAAGACGTTCCGGTTCCTGTCGGACGAGTATTTCCAGGAGGAGTGTCGCAAGCGAGCCCACTACGAGCCGGACACGGAGATCCGGCTGTACGAGGTGACGGACATCAACAAGGCGGTCAAGATGCAGGAGTTCTTCGTGATTGACTCGGCGCTGTCCCTCCCGATCAACGGATCGATCATCATCATCGAGAAGGTGAGCGCAGGCGAGGTGGAGAGCTACGAGTTCCCGACGTGCGAGGAGTACCTCAAGGATCTGTACTGCCGGATTGAGGTGCTGTTCGTGGACACGCTGAACCCCAACGACTCGGGCTTTACGCTGGATCTGTCGTCGGAGTCCAACTACGAGCAGATCGCCAAGGCTTGCGGACGAAGGATCAATGTGGATCCGTACGAAATTCAGTTCTTCAAGTGTAAGAACTTTAGCGAAATCCCCGGCCAGCCTCTGCCCCACAACTACAGCGGAACGTTGAAGGACATCCTGTGCTACACCAAGGCCAAGACGGTGAGGAAACTGTTCTACCAGAAGCTTTCGATCAGCATCAACGAGCTGGAGAACAAAAAGCAGTTCCGCTGTCTGTATCTGATGCCCAACCTCAAGGAGGAGAAGGAGCTCATTCTGTACCCGAACAAGAACGGTACCGTGGCGAGCCTGCTGGCGGAAGCGGCCAAGGTGATCGAGTTCCACGAGAACAGCACCAAGGTGCTGAGAATATCCGAGCTGTCCAAGAACCGACTCGCGCCCGGACCCGCCAAGGACACTCCTCTGGACCAGCTGCACGACTACACGGACAACACCTTCGTACAGCGGACCACCATCAGCAACCAGAAGATGTACCGCATCGAGGAGGTCGCCGAGGACGAGCTGAACCCGGCCGAGAACGAGATGCTCGTGCCGGTGCTGCATTTCACCAAGGACATCGGTAGCATTTTCGGCATTCCCTTCTTCATCCGGACCGTGCACCAGGAAACCTTCGCCACGCTCAAGGAGCGCATGAAGAAAAAGCTAAACGTCTCGGACAAGGAGTGGGAAAAGTACAAGCTGGCCATCATCACCGAGCACATTGACTACATCGACGACGAAACGATCGAGATCAACCTGGAGATGTTCAAGCCGGACCTGGCCGATCCCAACTCGCGGACGTACCTCGGGCTGGAACACATCAACAAGAACACCAAGCGAAGCAGGTTTAGCAACATGGAGAAGGCGATCAAAATCTACAATTAG